Genomic DNA from Terriglobales bacterium:
AGGCGCATGATGTGGCGGCTGGTGTGCAGGTTGAAGGCGCGGGGCTCGCGCAGCAGCTTCATGCCGGCCTCGTGGACCAGCTGGTTGCCCTTCTGGCGGTTGCAGGGATGGCAGCAGGCCACCAGGTTCTCCCAGGCGGAGAGGCCGCCGCGGGAGCGCGGCACCACGTGGTCGAGCGTCAGCTCGGCCGAGGGCAGCACGTCGCCGCAGTACTGGCAGGTGTTGCGGTCGCGCAGCAGGATGTTCTTGCGGGAGAGAGCGCGCGTCTGGTGGGGGATGCGGCGGTACTCCAGCAGGCGGATCACCGAGGGGACGCGCAGCGCGATGCGCGCCGAGTGCAGGAAGTGGCCGTTCTCCTCCTCGGTCATGGCCACGCCCTTGAGCACCAGCACGATGGCGCGGCGCGCGGCACAGATGTTGATGGGCTCGTAGCTGGCGTTCAGCACCAGCACGGGCGCGTGCATGGGCTGGAAGCCGTGGCCGTTGCCCGGCGCGGCCGGCGCGAGCACACCCTGGCCGTTGCCGCGGTGCGGCCCCGCTCCGTGGTGTCGCAGGCTGGGTCCCGGATTGTGTTCCTGTCCCGACATCTCTCTCCGCTCATGCCCCGGCAGCGTGCGCCAGGGACTCCCTCGGCTCCGTCCGTTCCACCCGCCCCGCTTCCGCCTTGAGCACGCGGGCGACGGTGGCGACGTAGACGCGACTGGCCCCGCTACGCCGCAGCAGACGCGCGCACTCGCCCACGGTGGTGCCGGTGGTGAAGACGTCGTCCACCAGGACCACGGTGCGGGCGGCGATCTCCTCCGGGCGCAGCACGCGGAAGGCGCCGCGGATGTTCTCGCGGCGCTGGTGGCGCGTCAATCCGGTCTGCGACTCGGTCGCGCGCCGCCGCTCCAGCACATCGGTGCTCAGGCGCAGCCGCCCCGCGCCGGCGGCTTCCCGCTCCAGCGAGCGCAACGCGGCGCGCGCCAGCAATTCCGCCTGGTTGAAGCCGCGCTGGCGTCGCTTGCCCGCGTGCAGCGGGACCGGCAGCAG
This window encodes:
- a CDS encoding HNH endonuclease, which translates into the protein MSGQEHNPGPSLRHHGAGPHRGNGQGVLAPAAPGNGHGFQPMHAPVLVLNASYEPINICAARRAIVLVLKGVAMTEEENGHFLHSARIALRVPSVIRLLEYRRIPHQTRALSRKNILLRDRNTCQYCGDVLPSAELTLDHVVPRSRGGLSAWENLVACCHPCNRQKGNQLVHEAGMKLLREPRAFNLHTSRHIMRLIGRSDAKWRKYLFY
- a CDS encoding ComF family protein; translation: MRKQNPGRFWVFAALREAAESLFATLFPSDCRLCGAPLSEISRLPVCRACLESVEPVDSATCWVCGERLFGPHPVGEDGRLRCGVCQRFEAPFVRARAYGAYDGRLRELIHLLKYEQVRPAAEVLGGLLAQVLTELLAEMGAEPALLLPVPLHAGKRRQRGFNQAELLARAALRSLEREAAGAGRLRLSTDVLERRRATESQTGLTRHQRRENIRGAFRVLRPEEIAARTVVLVDDVFTTGTTVGECARLLRRSGASRVYVATVARVLKAEAGRVERTEPRESLAHAAGA